A stretch of DNA from Microbacterium sp. LWS13-1.2:
TTCGACGTCGTCACGACGCTGGTCGAGCCCTCCGCCGGCGCCCTGTACGCGAGCCTCGAGCGCATCCGGGCGATCCCCGGCGTCGCGAACGTCGAGGCCTGGTTCCACCTCGCCGTCCTCAAGGAGGATTACGCCCGGACGCTGCGTCCCGCCGGCGGCGGCATCCCGCAGCCGGTCGGCTCGACGGGCGGCTGACCGGATCAGCCCCCGGCGAGCGCCGCGATCAGGGCGTCCTCCGCGGTGGCGCGTGGGATCCGCGTCGTCTCCGCGCCGAGACTGCCGAAGGTCGCCGGATCCCAATCGAGTCCGAGAGCCTCGTTCACGGCGACGAGCACCTCGGCGAAGCGCTCGACGCCGGCGAGCGGCAGCATCCCGCTGAGCAGCCGCGCGCCGCGCACCGCCCGCTGAGAGGTGCCGATCAGCTTGACAGCGCCCCGCGCGTTGATGCTGAACTCACCCGGGCAGTACTCCCCCGGCACGTCGCCGACCCGCGCGTCGACGCCGAGCCCGCGCATCGCTGCGGCGAGCGCATCGCCGATCTCCGTGAAGAACCGCGTCTGGTCGATGGCGCCGTCCTCCTCGCGGTGGATCACGTCGAACACGATGCACGTCTCGTCATAGGCGACCGCGCGGCCGCCGGTGGGACGGATGACCGGCGCGAAGCCGTGCACGATCGACGCGCGGCTCGCCGTGGCGAACCCGGGCAGGCGGCTCTCGCGGCGGCTCATCGCGACCGTCGGCGCAGGCGCGTACAGCCGCACCACGCGATCGTGCGCGATCACGCCCGTGGCCACGGCCCGCAGGAGCTCGACGGATCGCTCGAGGTCGGCCTCGGCATCCGCTCGCTCCTCCTGGCGGATGACGAGCGCTGGGCCGTGCGACGGGAGCAGAGCAGGCGATGCCACGTGCACCACACTCTCACGACCTCGAGACGGTGGCGTCAGCGCGGTCCCCATTGCGCCGGCGGCCCCGCGCTTGGTCGCCGGGGCGTGTAGGTCTGCCACGCCCCCCTGAAGCGATACCCGCCGTACCAGGCGGTGGCGGCGACGATCGCCAGCCCCACGACGACGCCGACGGTCACCGCTCCGCCCGTGGGCATGCCCAGCGCGGCGCACAGGCCGCCGGCGAACATCCCTCCCACCGACCCCGTGACCAGTCCGCTCATGATCAGCGAGGAGCCCAGCACCTGCTCGAATCCGCCGCGATGCCGCAGGAACGAATAGGTGACCCCCATTCCGACGAAGTCGTCGTGGGTGGAGGCGAGAAAGTACTCGGCCGCCGTCGGGTCGACATCGGCGTAGCCGCCGCGGATCCGGTTCATCGCGAGGACGTACATCATGTCCTCCTCCGAGACCGTGAGGACGCGGATCAGCGTGAGCAGGCCGACCACCATCAGGAACCCGAGGATCGCCAGCGCGGCGACCGGGAACCAGGACCCGAACTGCGTCGCCTGCCCGAGCAGGCCGATGGTGACAAGGCCTGCCGAGACGAGCGTGAGGTAGATGCTGATGCGGGTGAGCACCTCGCTCTGCGCGGTGCTGCGCGCGGCGAGAAGTCCCCAGTGCTCGGTCGCGAGGATCTGCAGTCTCCGGGCGAGCGCCGCGTCGCTCCGGGCGTCGCCGGCATCTTCGAGGTGCTCGGCC
This window harbors:
- a CDS encoding lipoate--protein ligase family protein → MASPALLPSHGPALVIRQEERADAEADLERSVELLRAVATGVIAHDRVVRLYAPAPTVAMSRRESRLPGFATASRASIVHGFAPVIRPTGGRAVAYDETCIVFDVIHREEDGAIDQTRFFTEIGDALAAAMRGLGVDARVGDVPGEYCPGEFSINARGAVKLIGTSQRAVRGARLLSGMLPLAGVERFAEVLVAVNEALGLDWDPATFGSLGAETTRIPRATAEDALIAALAGG